The Bacteroidales bacterium genome window below encodes:
- a CDS encoding transglycosylase domain-containing protein: protein MNKSNNQDVVIKKWIKILWILFLIPLLFSIIFFYLISQGYLGYMPSFEELENPKNQLATEIISSDGVVLGTYFKENRSPVSYNELSPNIVNALIATEDVRFYKHSGVDLRAIGRVILGTGKRGGGSTLSQQLAKMLFPREDFSNPIKKIVRKFREWIMAIKLERRYTKEEIITMYLNKFDFLYLAVGIKSASKVYFSTTPDSLKIEQAAMLVGMCKNPSLFNPLRRPEQTIERRNVVLGQMLKYGYINEQQFDSLKKLPLGIKFQRVDHKEGLATYFREYLRQIMTANEPDPSDYIDRQRYYEDSLDWENNPLYGWCNKNKKPDGTPYDIYKDGLKIYCTIDSRMQQYAEDAIYKHVALELQPKFNKEQKGRKKAPFAWNVSDDEIKQIMTQSIKRSERYRVLKKKGLSEEEIMNIFKTPVPMTVFSWKGEFDTTMTPYDSIRYYKYFLRSSLFSMEPSTGYVKAYVGGINYKYFAFDMAMIGKRQVGSTFKPFLYTLAMQEGYSPCYEVPNVPVSFDLPDGTTWVPKNSGPTKRDGQMVTLRWALANSVNYISAWLMKRYNPYAVINIARKMGIRSHIPPVPAICLGVPEISLAEMTAAFNTFANHGIYVQPIFVTRITDANGNVLATFKPQRNEAISEETAYKMIEMLRAVVAQGTSWRVKGVYKCEGDIAAKTGTTQNQSDGWYIGITPKLATGVWTGGEERSIHFNNLEMGQGASMSLPTWAYYMNKVHANPSLGYSPKDVFEKPKNFDDDMGCKQSKPYEEPGNNYEIIESVEQ from the coding sequence ATGAATAAGTCCAATAATCAGGATGTTGTAATTAAAAAATGGATTAAGATTTTATGGATATTGTTTTTAATACCATTATTATTTTCCATTATTTTCTTTTACCTTATTTCTCAAGGCTATTTGGGTTATATGCCAAGTTTTGAAGAATTAGAAAACCCCAAAAATCAACTGGCAACAGAAATTATTTCTAGTGATGGTGTTGTACTAGGCACATATTTTAAAGAAAATCGAAGTCCTGTTTCGTACAATGAATTATCGCCCAATATTGTAAATGCCTTAATTGCGACTGAGGACGTTCGTTTTTACAAGCATTCAGGTGTTGACCTGCGTGCTATTGGTCGCGTTATTTTAGGTACTGGTAAAAGAGGCGGTGGAAGTACACTTTCACAACAATTAGCTAAAATGCTTTTTCCACGTGAAGATTTTTCAAATCCAATAAAAAAAATAGTTCGAAAATTTCGTGAATGGATAATGGCAATTAAACTCGAACGTCGCTATACAAAAGAAGAAATAATAACAATGTATCTCAACAAATTCGATTTTCTTTATCTTGCTGTTGGAATAAAATCTGCATCGAAAGTATATTTTAGCACAACACCCGACTCACTAAAAATTGAACAAGCTGCCATGCTTGTGGGTATGTGTAAAAACCCTTCGCTTTTCAACCCTCTTCGTCGTCCCGAACAAACGATCGAACGCAGAAATGTGGTTTTAGGACAAATGTTAAAATATGGTTATATTAACGAACAACAATTTGATTCACTCAAGAAACTCCCATTAGGCATTAAATTTCAGCGAGTTGATCATAAAGAAGGATTAGCTACCTATTTTCGTGAATATTTAAGACAAATTATGACTGCTAATGAGCCAGATCCTTCAGATTATATCGATCGGCAACGCTATTACGAAGATTCACTCGACTGGGAAAACAATCCACTTTATGGATGGTGCAACAAAAACAAAAAACCCGATGGAACCCCTTACGATATTTATAAGGATGGCTTAAAAATTTATTGTACAATAGACTCACGGATGCAACAATATGCCGAAGATGCCATTTATAAACATGTAGCATTAGAATTACAGCCAAAATTTAATAAAGAACAAAAAGGTAGAAAAAAGGCGCCTTTTGCATGGAATGTATCAGACGATGAAATAAAACAAATTATGACTCAATCTATAAAAAGATCGGAGCGTTATAGAGTTTTAAAGAAAAAAGGATTAAGCGAAGAAGAAATTATGAACATTTTTAAAACTCCTGTTCCGATGACTGTATTTTCGTGGAAAGGCGAATTTGACACTACGATGACTCCCTATGATTCAATACGCTATTATAAATATTTTTTACGTTCAAGTTTATTTTCAATGGAACCATCAACGGGCTATGTAAAAGCCTATGTTGGAGGTATTAATTATAAATATTTCGCTTTCGATATGGCTATGATTGGTAAACGACAAGTAGGCTCTACTTTTAAACCGTTTTTATATACATTAGCCATGCAAGAAGGCTATTCTCCATGCTACGAAGTTCCTAATGTACCCGTTTCATTCGATTTACCAGATGGCACTACTTGGGTTCCCAAAAATAGCGGTCCTACCAAACGCGATGGTCAAATGGTAACATTACGATGGGCTCTGGCAAACTCTGTAAATTACATATCGGCTTGGCTTATGAAACGATATAATCCCTATGCAGTTATCAACATAGCTCGCAAAATGGGGATACGAAGCCACATTCCTCCTGTCCCCGCCATTTGTCTGGGCGTACCCGAAATTTCATTGGCCGAAATGACCGCTGCTTTTAACACATTTGCCAACCACGGTATTTATGTACAACCCATTTTTGTAACCCGCATTACCGATGCCAATGGAAATGTTTTAGCTACTTTTAAACCACAACGAAACGAAGCCATCAGCGAAGAAACCGCTTATAAAATGATAGAAATGCTAAGGGCAGTTGTGGCTCAAGGTACCAGTTGGAGAGTAAAAGGTGTTTATAAATGCGAGGGCGATATTGCAGCTAAAACAGGTACCACCCAAAATCAATCCGATGGTTGGTATATTGGTATTACACCCAAATTAGCTACTGGAGTTTGGACTGGCGGCGAAGAACGTAGCATTCACTTCAACAACTTAGAGATGGGGCAAGGAGCTAGCATGTCGCTACCCACATGGGCATATTACATGAATAAAGTACACGCCAATCCTTCGTTAGGTTATTCACCCAAAGATGTTTTCGAAAAACCTAAAAATTTTGACGACGACATGGGCTGTAAACAATCTAAACCCTACGAAGAACCAGGCAATAATTACGAAATCATTGAATCCGTTGAACAATAA
- the topA gene encoding type I DNA topoisomerase, with the protein MEKNLVIVESPAKAKTIEKFLGKDYIVKSSFGHIRDLPKNKISIDIENNFTPIYEVPKEKSKIVSELKKLTKEAQTVWLASDEDREGEAISWHLAEVLNIPTEKRKRIVFHEITKEAIQHAIEHPRDIDINLVNAQQARRVLDRIVGYELSPLLWKKIKKNLSAGRVQSVAVRIIVEREREIMAFTPTSTFKVHAIFTFKDKEQKKYEIKAELNHSFNSKQEAINFLKQCIDETFFVADIQKKPSIISPAPPFTTSTLQQEASRKLGFSVSQTMTIAQKLYESGYITYMRTDSVQLSTLALGAAKKEIEKLFGKEYHKSRQYQTKSKGAQEAHEAIRPTYFSNETIDGTEQEKRLYELIWQRALASQMKEAQIEKTIVTIKSKNTKYDFIATGKVILFDGFMKLYKESTDEENENSEETIMPQLEIKQSLIKNQIVATEKYTHHPPRYTEASLVKKLEELGIGRPSTYAPIISTIQQRGYVVKGNKSAENREITIITLENNNIKEKVKKETYGQEKSKLFPTDTGILVNDYLISVFPEILDFSFTAKIEKKLDDVAEGTENWIKILKDFYKQFHPKLKELETSKERINQERFIGIDPKTGLKVYAKFGKYGPIVQLGESSQTDKPKFASLKKNQYIESITLEEALELFSLPRNLGQINGLDVVINIGRFGPYILYNKKFYSLKRNVDDPYTITLERAEEIIHEKENEYKGPLREFKEDPDLKILKGRYGVYIKYKNQNIKIPKSINWETASYKEIAEIVKNNSETKTKKK; encoded by the coding sequence ATGGAAAAAAATCTTGTTATAGTAGAATCTCCTGCAAAGGCTAAAACTATTGAAAAATTTTTAGGAAAAGACTATATTGTAAAATCGAGTTTTGGTCATATTCGCGATCTTCCTAAGAATAAAATTAGTATTGATATCGAAAATAATTTTACTCCAATATATGAAGTTCCTAAAGAAAAGTCGAAAATTGTTTCCGAATTAAAAAAACTTACCAAAGAAGCACAAACAGTTTGGCTAGCTTCTGATGAAGACCGTGAGGGAGAAGCAATTTCATGGCACTTAGCCGAAGTATTAAATATTCCAACCGAAAAACGCAAACGCATTGTTTTCCATGAAATCACCAAAGAAGCAATTCAACATGCTATCGAGCATCCACGCGATATAGATATTAATCTTGTTAATGCTCAGCAAGCACGTAGAGTGCTCGATCGAATTGTAGGATACGAACTCTCTCCCTTATTATGGAAAAAAATAAAGAAAAATCTTTCAGCAGGACGAGTTCAGTCTGTCGCTGTTCGTATTATTGTTGAAAGAGAAAGAGAAATAATGGCATTTACGCCCACTTCTACATTCAAGGTTCATGCAATTTTTACTTTTAAAGATAAAGAGCAAAAAAAATACGAGATAAAAGCCGAACTGAATCATTCATTTAATTCTAAACAAGAAGCTATTAATTTTTTAAAACAATGTATCGACGAAACTTTTTTTGTAGCTGATATTCAAAAAAAACCATCGATAATTAGCCCAGCGCCACCTTTTACAACGAGTACATTACAACAAGAAGCGTCTCGAAAGCTAGGATTTTCTGTTTCTCAAACTATGACTATTGCTCAAAAGCTTTATGAATCGGGATATATTACTTACATGCGTACCGATTCCGTTCAGCTTTCAACACTTGCCTTAGGAGCTGCCAAAAAAGAAATCGAAAAACTTTTTGGTAAAGAATACCATAAAAGTCGTCAGTATCAAACTAAATCGAAGGGAGCACAAGAAGCACATGAAGCCATTCGTCCTACCTATTTTTCAAACGAAACCATCGATGGAACCGAACAAGAAAAACGATTATATGAACTTATCTGGCAAAGGGCATTAGCTTCGCAAATGAAAGAAGCACAAATAGAAAAAACAATCGTTACTATTAAAAGTAAAAATACAAAATATGATTTTATTGCAACAGGAAAAGTGATTCTTTTCGATGGTTTTATGAAATTATATAAAGAATCTACCGACGAAGAAAATGAAAACTCTGAAGAAACTATTATGCCTCAGCTTGAGATAAAACAATCACTTATTAAAAATCAAATTGTAGCAACCGAAAAATATACGCACCACCCACCACGTTATACAGAAGCAAGTTTAGTTAAAAAACTTGAGGAGTTGGGAATAGGCAGACCATCTACATATGCACCCATCATTTCTACAATACAGCAAAGAGGATATGTTGTTAAAGGCAATAAATCAGCCGAAAATAGAGAAATAACCATTATTACACTCGAAAACAACAACATTAAAGAAAAAGTTAAAAAAGAAACATACGGGCAAGAAAAATCAAAACTCTTCCCAACCGATACCGGTATTCTTGTCAATGATTATTTGATATCTGTATTTCCAGAAATTCTCGATTTTAGCTTTACTGCTAAAATTGAAAAAAAACTTGATGATGTTGCTGAAGGAACTGAAAATTGGATAAAAATATTAAAAGATTTTTATAAACAATTTCATCCCAAATTAAAAGAACTCGAAACATCCAAAGAACGTATTAATCAAGAACGATTTATTGGTATTGATCCCAAAACTGGATTAAAAGTATATGCAAAATTTGGTAAATATGGTCCTATTGTACAACTAGGCGAAAGCAGTCAAACAGATAAACCAAAGTTTGCAAGTTTAAAGAAAAATCAATATATCGAATCAATTACTCTTGAAGAAGCACTAGAATTATTTAGTTTACCACGAAATTTAGGGCAAATAAACGGATTAGATGTGGTTATTAACATAGGTCGTTTTGGTCCTTATATTTTATACAACAAAAAATTTTATTCTTTAAAACGTAATGTAGACGACCCATATACGATTACCCTCGAAAG